The genome window GCCCTCTTCTTTAAGATTTACCGCTATTGGTATTTTTTCATACTGACCATCATCGTTGCCCTCATTATCGCCTTCCTTTTTAATAAATATACCAAATCTGTTTATGAGGTCAGCACTACGGTGATCATTAAATCCGACCGTGGTAACAGTATAGATCCGCAACAATTGATCGGGCTTGGTTTCGGGGGTGACCTGCAAAATATTGAGAACGAAATCGGTGTTCTGAGTTCCTACTCCCTGACTGAACGTGCGGTGAAAAACCTTGACTTTTTCGTTGCCTATTTCGAAGAGGAAAATTTTATATCCAGGGAACTTTACCCTGATAACCCCTTTGAAGTTGTCTTTGATACAAGTCACCTGCAGCCTGTCAATATGGAATTCAAGATTAAAATCATTTCTGCCTCCAAATATCTCATCCAGGCAGAATCGGAAAATACTACACTATACGATTATTCAACTTATAAAGAGGCTGAAGATAAATATCTGTTCCTCAAAGTCAGTGATACACTGTTCTTTGGGGAACAACTCGAAGGTGAGGCCTATAGCTTTCACCTGGTACTGAAACCAAATGCCCTGGTGAATGAACTTGTTGCCAGGAACCTGAATTTTGTTTTTAAAGACCTTAAATCACTTGTAGCAAAGTATGGGGTTAAGGGCATTACCATTGAACCTATCAATAAAGAAGCTTCAATCCTGAAGCTGTCCCTCAGGGGATTTAATGAAGCCAAATCAGCAGCTTTCCTGAACATGCTGACAAGGGAATATATCGCCCAGGGACTTGAGAAGAAAAACATGATCGCTACCAATACAATCCGGTTTATCGACGAGCAGTTGATGGATATCAGCGATTCGCTGAGTTTCGCTGAATTGGAACTGCAGGATTACCGGAGCCAGAATATCGTCATGGATATCGATTTCCAGTCACAACAAGCTGTTGAATACATGAAGACATTGGAAACCCAGCAAGCTGATCTGAAGGTAAAAAACTTGTATTACAAATCGCTGAAAAAGTATGTCGAAAGCAATAAAGACATACAGCAGGGCCTGATTGTCCCATCGGCGATGGGCATTGATGACCCCTTGACGACCAGCCTGATCCAGGAGCTTTCCACCCTCTTTAACGAGAGAGCGGAAGCGTTTCTTACTTCTACAGAAAAAAACCCTACTGTTATCGCGCTCGATCTTCGTATCGAAAACACGAAAGATGCGTTATTGGAAAATATCACCAATATCGTGAAGAATTCTGAAATTGGTTTAAAAGATATCAGCAGCCGGATGGAGGTCCTGACCGGCCAGATGATCACGATCCCCAAAACCCAGCGGGAACTGCTTGGAATCACCAGGAAATTCA of Bacteroidales bacterium contains these proteins:
- a CDS encoding polysaccharide biosynthesis tyrosine autokinase; the encoded protein is MENENTRIYQQTQPQAEESFDYKALFFKIYRYWYFFILTIIVALIIAFLFNKYTKSVYEVSTTVIIKSDRGNSIDPQQLIGLGFGGDLQNIENEIGVLSSYSLTERAVKNLDFFVAYFEEENFISRELYPDNPFEVVFDTSHLQPVNMEFKIKIISASKYLIQAESENTTLYDYSTYKEAEDKYLFLKVSDTLFFGEQLEGEAYSFHLVLKPNALVNELVARNLNFVFKDLKSLVAKYGVKGITIEPINKEASILKLSLRGFNEAKSAAFLNMLTREYIAQGLEKKNMIATNTIRFIDEQLMDISDSLSFAELELQDYRSQNIVMDIDFQSQQAVEYMKTLETQQADLKVKNLYYKSLKKYVESNKDIQQGLIVPSAMGIDDPLTTSLIQELSTLFNERAEAFLTSTEKNPTVIALDLRIENTKDALLENITNIVKNSEIGLKDISSRMEVLTGQMITIPKTQRELLGITRKFKLSDNIYNFLQQRRAEAQITRASNVSDNEIVDHARLLDSTPVYPKTSLNYIIALILGLILPTLFILGRDYLNDKIIERADVEKITRVPIIGHIIHSNRLSTIVVADSPKSSIAESFRSIRTNLAFVTKGKSKMTILITSDMVSAGKTFISINLASIFALYGKKTMLIGFDLRKPKIYQDFGLSNNEGISSYLINKSSYESIIQHSMIENLDIIMAGPVPPNPSELIASEKTDELFRRLKEDYDFIIIDTPPVGLVTDAFLLMKYTDANLFCVRQHYTLKKVFGSIIKDIEQREIPNVHILINDVKLTKGSYGYGYGYGYGYGYGYGYGYGYGYGYGYGYYSDDKNKEVDSTTNRIFKRF